The Paenibacillus sp. FSL W8-0426 region ACGGGGGAGAAGCCGTGTACCAGGCGGAGATCATGCAGCAGGTGAAGGCCGGTTTGCCCAAGGTGCTCGTGTTTGTCGTCGTTTCCAATTACATCGTGCTGCTCGCGGCATTTCGTTCATTGTTGATTCCGATCAAAGCGATCCTGATGAATTTGCTTAGCCTGGCCGCATCCTTCGGGATTCTTGCCGTCGTATTTAATCAGGGGCACCTTGGTATAGAGGCTACGCCGATTGCCATCATGATTCCGGCATTCATCGCCGGCCTCGTGTTTGGCATTTCCATGGATTACGGCGTGTTCATGCTCTCTCGAATCCAGGAAGCCTATCGGCTTACGGGGAACAGCGACCTGGCGGTACAGCGCGGACTGGCTTCTTCGGGACGGCTGATTACGTCGGCCGCGACCATTTTGCTGGCGGTGACGATTCCGTTTGCCTTCGGGGACGTGTCGGGCGTGAAGCAATTGGGCGTCGGCATTACGGCCGCGGTAATCATCGACGTAACCGTCATCCGGCTGATCCTTGTTCCGGCGTTGATGAAACTGATGGGCAGATGGAACTGGTGGCTGCCTGGTTGTATCCCGGGACGTTAAGCTGAATTTTTCATGCTGCAAGGGGAGCTTGGAACAGGAACAAGGATGATTTACGAGAAAAGGCATGGAGTTATGTTGGGGGAAAAGGAGCTGTGTCCAGGCAAGGACATAAAGCTCCTTTTTGCGCGGGATTTCGGGAGAAAAGACGGTGATGGAGCAAAGTGCGTTCCGATGCCATCAGCTAACTTGAATTTACCGGATAAGAGGGCAACGATGTTCAACTTCCGCCGCCGGCATCTGTTCTATAATGATTGGAAAAAGAGGGTAGGCCCATGTCTTGATGTTCAAAGAGGGCTTCCGGCCGACCTGAGGAGGGAATGAAAAAACGATGTCGGATATTGAAGCTTACTTGCAAAGACACACTCGTTCAGGCGGACGATTATCTTATCAACCCGAACAGTCTGTTCAACGTTGGAGCAGCCTGCTGCGCGAAAGCCTGGTAGCGAGGCTGGGCGGATTCCCTGCGGTTCACGCCGAGCTGGACCCTGCCCTGCTGGAACGCACGAAGTGTGACGGGTATACGCGGGAACGCATCGAAATCACGACGTTTCAAGGCCTGCGCATGCCGCTGTATCTGTTGATTCCCGACGAAGCCGTCGCTTCCGGTACCCCGCGTTCGGCGATCGTGGCGTGCCACGGGCATGGATACGGGAGCCGTGAAATATCGGGACTGGAACCGGATGGGTCCGATCGGGCGGGGGACCCCGGGCTGCACAAAGATTTTGCGGTTGCGTTGGTGCGTAGAGGGCATGTCGTGGCTGCACCGGAGCTGCTTGGTTTCGGCGATCGCAGACTGAAGGAGGATCGGGACGCGCCGCCGGGAACGAGTTCCTGCACGCGGATTGCCCTTCATCTGCTTATGGCCGGGCACACGCTTGCGGGCCATCGGGTGTATGAAACGAGCCGGGTGTTCGATTACTTGTCTACCCGTTCCGAGGTGGATGACCGGAGAATCGGCAGTATGGGCATATCGGGCGGTGGATTGGTCACGGCTTTTACGGCGGCGGTGGATGAACGATGCCGCGCGGCCGTTGTGAGCGGGTATGCCAGCACGTTCCATGGCAGCATCCTGGACAGAAACCATTGTCTGGACAACTATATTCCGGGCATTTTGCAGGATGCGGATTTGCCGGACTTGATCGGCCTGATTGCGCCAAGGCCGCTCTTCATTGAATCGGGCGACGAAGATCGGGTATTTCCGCAAACGGCCGCAAGGGAGGCATATGCAAGATTGAAGGAAATCTATGGTCAGGCGGGTGCCGAAACCGTGCTGGATGCGGATTTTTTTGCGGGTGGGCATGAAATTGGCGGGACAAGGGCATACGACTGGCTTGATCGCGTTTTATGATGCTGACGTGAAATGGAAGTGGAGCAGTCGCGTTATAACGAAAAAACGAGGGGAGATGTTTGGATGAAACGGTTCCGTTGGAAAACATGTTTGCTTGGCGTGGCCATGGCGGCTGTCATGTTAAGCAGTCCATTTGGTGCAGGCGGATCAGGCATTATGCACGCGGCAGCGGGCGAGTACAAGTTCGATTTCGGCGCAGGAAGCGTTGAGAACGGTTACATTGGCGTGTCGGCGACAGAAGCTTATACCGCCGCTAAAGGTTACGGATTCAATATACCCGGGAATATGCGCAATGTGTCCGCATCCGGAACAGGCGTTGCGAGCGATGCCGTACAGTTCCTGACGTATGGTACAAAGAGCACGAATACGTTTAACGTGGATTTGCCGAATGGATTATATGAAGTAAACGTCGTATTGGGTAACACGGCCAGAGCAAGTGTGGCCGCCGAAGGCGTGTTTCAATTGATCAACATGACGGGCAACGGTGCTGTCGATTCATTTCAGATCCCGGTGACGGATGGCCAGCTTAATCTGCTCGTGACGGAGGGGAAGGCAGGAACGGCGTTTACGCTGAGCGCATTGGAAATCCGGAAACTGTCCGACCAGGCCGTAACCAACCGGACCATTTATATCGGCGGGGATTCGACCGTTGCCAATTATTATCCGTTGGACACCAGCGTGCAGGGCGGGTGGGGACAGTTATTTCCGGCGTATGTGGACGAAAATGTTTTCCAGGTGCGCAACTTGGCCTCAGGGGGACAGATTGCGAGAGGTTTCCGGGATGATGGACAGATGGAGGCGATTCTGCAATATTTGAAGCCGGGCGATGTTTTTATTTTGCAGCTGGGCATCAATGACACCAACACCAAAAACAATACGACCGAAGCCGAGTTTAAGGAGATCATGCGCGACATGGTGCAGCAAGCGAAGGGAAAGGGCGCAACCGTGGTCCTTTCGACGCCTCAGGGACGTGCGACTGACTTCGACGCGAGCGGCGTGCACAGAGCGGAGGGCCGCTGGTACAGCAATGCCACCCGTGCGTTGGCGCAAGAGGAAGGCGTGATGCTGGTGGACCTGAACAGGCTTAGCTCGGCATATTTCACGGCCATCGGGCCGGATGCCACGCTGGCTTTGTACATGGCCGGAGATACGCTGCATCCGAATCGCGCAGGCGCCGCCCAGTTGGCACGGATCGTTTCGGAGGAGCTGGCTAGGCAGGGGCTAAACGGATTTTAATGTTTATCAACATCGTACCCTTGAAATTTGGAGCACCGGTCACCACCTATGCTTTTAACAAAAAAAGCTCCAGCCAAGTACCGACGATTCGCGTCGGCATCTTGCTGGGGCTATCTGTATGACGGAGACTTTACTGCAATTGCAGTATTCCGTTCACTGCGAAATATGGAGATACTGGCCTTGGCCGGGGATGATGGTAAGATGGTCAATCCGGACGTAGTAATTCCAGTGAAAGGGTACGTTTGCGGGATAAACGGTAATGTATTCAGGATGTTCGGCAGCGTAACGTTTATGCAAAATAGCGTTAATCGTTCCGTTGGAGATGCTTAATGCGGTCACAAACAGAATGACAAGCATGACAGCGATCGTGGCGGCAGGAGGTCTTTTTTTCCATATCACCATGCTAATGACCGCAATACCAAACAATATGGAGATGATAAGTTCGTTCATTTCATTCAAAATGCTAAAGTTCTGTTCTTCGTGAACGAACGGATACAACAAATTGACTCCATTACCGAGAAAGTCGATCAACAGATGGCCGATGAACAAGGCAGCCATGGCGCTGACCCAAGCCGCCATCCAGCGGACGTGCAATGTTTTTCGGATAACCCATGCAAAGGCTGCACCGACGAAAGGCACGGTGATCAGCGAATGGAGGTAAACGTCTCCGAAGAACTTTGTGATATCGGGAGTAATGGAAATAAGCGCGCCAAGCATACCTGCATTGATGTACGTTTTGAGTGAGGACAACCATTTATCAAGCGTGAGAAGAAGGATTGCAGCACCCGTAATCAAATGTACTCCCATGTGAAGAATGATGCTCATCGTATTACATGCCTCCGAATATTAACGATATCGAACAATGGTATGCCTCTATCGTACTATACCATTATTCCAAAAGATAGATGATTTGGGATTTATCCTATTGAATCCATATCTCACTCTATCCTGTCTTTCGCTTCATGATTCATCTTTTTGCCTTTGAGCAAAGGCTCCAGTTCATCCTGTACGCTTTGTTCCCATAACGGCACATCGGAGCGGTATGCTGCACGTCCATTCAGATGCCCGGCAACAGGGGCTGTAAGGAAAACGAACACGATGCCGAGCACTACACGTGCACTGATGTATCCATCGTAAAACCAGAAGAACAGGAACGTGCCGCCAAGCACGCACAGCACGCCGAGCGTGGTGCTTTTGGTCGCCGCATGTGCCCTGAGATAGACATCAGGCAGACGGATGAGGCCAAAAGCGCTGAGCGCACTGAGAACTGCGCCAAGCAAAACGAGAAACCCGATGACGAATCCGGCTATTCCGTTAACGATCCCGTTCATGTTTGAACACCGCCCCTCGTTCAATGTAACGCGCGAAAGCTACCGTGCCAAGAAAAGCCAGAATGCCGATCAGCAAAATAATGTCCAGATATGCCTGCGTGTGCTGCATCATGGACAGGACGGCAACCATGGCGATGACGTTGATGCCGATCGTATCCAGGGCGGTTATGCGGTCCGCCATGGAAGGACCGCGCAGGACACGGTACAAGCATCCCAAAATCGCGAGCGACAGGATAAGCAGCGATATGAACAATACCGTCGATAACATTAGCGCGTCACCTCCATGATGGCTTTTTCGAACGTACTGCGAATGTTTTCTCTTAGCTGCTGTTCGTCCTGAATATCCAGGGCGTGGATGAACAGGGTGCGCTGGTTGCCCGAAATTTCGAGCGGAAGGGAACCGGGAGTCAGCGAAATCAGTAAACAAAGCAGTGTAATTTCCCAATCGGAGGTCAGCTGTGTCTGGTACGTGAAAATCCCGGGTTGGATGCTTAACTTCGGTTTAACGATTTCCCGGATCACCCCATAGCTGGCCCGGATCAGCTCCCTGAGCAGCAGGAACAACAATTTGACGATGGCCCACACCCGCACGATGTAGAAGCGTTGGGGAAAGAAACGGCGCATGCTGCCGATGAGCAGTAGACCGAGCAGGTAACCAGCGAGAAAGCCAACCCCGCTCCAGGAATTGTTGAGAAACATCCATACAAAGGCAATGATCAGGTTTAGTACGATTTGGAAGGCCAATGGCATCTACTCCTTTGCCAGTACGGCATCGATGTAAATATTCGGATGAAGCAGAATGTCGCCAGCGCGTGCCGTCAATCGAAACATTCCTTCGGCACCAATGCCCATGGACAGAATGAACACGAACAGCACCCCTGCAGGAATCAGCAGTCCGTTCACGGCGTAAGGGCGCCTGATGGATCCTTTGGGCGGCTCCCCCCAGAAGGCCTGAATGAAAATGCGCAAGACGGAGTACAGCATCAGCAGGCTGGAGAGCACCGCAATTCCGGTCAAGCCGTACAATCCGGCTTCCAGCCCTCCTTCGAACAGCAGCAGTTTGCCGGGAAACCCGCTAAAGGGCGGAATGCCCGCAAGTGCCAGCGCGCTGACAAAAAACATCCAGCCCAGCAGCGGATAACGACGGATCAGTCCGCCCATGCGGTCAAGCCTGGATGTGCCCGCCACCGCAATCAACGCGCCGCCGAGCAGGAAGAGCAGCGTTTTGATCAGCATGTCATGCAGCATGTAGAACAGCAGTCCTTCCAGCGCCGGGCGGCTTGCCGACGCCATGCCGAAGGCGACGAAACCGACGCCGGCGACGACGTTGTAGATCAGGATTTTGTTGACGTCCCGGTAAGAGATGGCACCGATGACGCCTAGCAGCATCGTTGCTCCTGCCATCCATCCGATGAGGGCATTGAAAAAATCCGGGTCATGGTAAAAAATGAGCGTAAACGTACGCACGATGGCGTAAAGCCCGACTTTGGTGAGCAATCCGGCGAATAACGCCGTGACGACAGCCGGCGGGGCAGCATACGAACCCGACAGCCAAAAAAACAGGAACAATCCGGCCTTGATGCTGAACACGATCAGAAAGAGTACGCCGATGACCGTAATGATGCCGCTCTGGCCGATTTCCACGATGCGATTGGACAGGTCGGCCATGTTGAGCGTCCCCGTGACCGAATATAGGAACCCAATGGAGGCCACGAACAGGGACGAAGAAACGATGTTGATCAGCACGTATTTGATCGTTTCGCGCAGCTGCCTTTCCGTTCCGCCGAGCACGATCAGGGCATACGAGGAAATCAGCATCAGTTCGAAGCAGACGAACAGGTTGAAGAGGTCTCCGGTGAGGAACGAACCGTTTACGCCTGCAACCAAAAATGCAAAGAACGCATAGAAATGGTGCTCCTCCCGTTCCTCGTTCAAGCTCCGGAATGCATAGAGCAAACAAGCCAGCGCGATCACGGAGGCGGCGACGACGAGCAGTGCTGCAACCATGTCCGCGACAAGCACGATACCGTAAGGGGGCTTCCATCCGCCTACCGCGAGAGTCTGCACGCCATGCTTTGCAACTTGCGTAATGAGCATGAAGGAAGCGACAGTCGTCAGGAGCATGCCCGCTGCGCTGAGTAATTTTTGAACGCGAACGCTCCGAAAGCATAAAATGACGGCGATGCCAGTCAGTAATGGCAGCAGGATCGGAAGTACGACGGCATTATTCATAGGCCCGCCCCCTGACCTCTTCCAGGTCGTCCGTTCTCAATTTCAAATAGGATCGGTAAGATAACACAAAGAAAAAGGCGGTTAAGCCGAAATTGATCACGATCGAGGTCAGAATCAACGCCTGCGGCAGCGGATCTACGTATCGTTCCGCTTGCTCCCCAAGCAGTGGGGGCGCCCCGGTTTTGAGGCTCGGCATCGTGATCAGCAGCAGATGCACGCCGTGCGTCAGGACGGACATGCCGAGCACGATCCGGAGCAGGCTGCGCGACAAGATCAAAAACACGGCAACCGCGAACAGAATGCCCACGGCAACACACATCAATAGTTCCATATCAACGGTCCTCCCCAATCTGCAAAATGATGGTCATTGTGACTCCGAGTACGGCAAGGTAAACGCCAAGATCGAATAACATCGCGGTAGTGAGCTCGGTTTCGCCGAGCAGCGGCAGTTCGAAATATCCGAAGGTTTGGCTAAGAAAAGGCGCGCCGAACAGGAAAGAGCCCGTTCCGGTCAACGCGGCGATCCCGAGGCCAATGCCCGTCAACGTCCGAAAGTCGATGGGCAGCGCTTTGCGGATCGTTTCGGTACTGAAGGCAAGCGCAACAAGCACGAGGGCAGCGGCGGTGACCAGCCCGCCAATGAAACCTCCGCCCGGATTGTGATGGCCGGCAAAGAACAGGTGCAGCGCAAACGTCAAAACGATGAATGTCACAACTTTGGTCGTCGTTTTCAATAACACGTCATTGCTTTGCAACGGAACGGTATCCCAAGCTTGGGCCCGCTTGTGTTCGTGACGCCCGTATTTGCGAGCTTTGCGGTGTTCTTCTTTGTTCCCTTCCGACGGTTCAACGGTTCTTGTTGCTTTTTCTTTTTTGGGAAACGTGAGTCTTGCCCCAAGGTCCCTTGCTTCCAGATTCAGGTTGACCATGGCATAAATGGCCAAGGAAGCAACACCAAGAACCATGATTTCGAGCAGCGTATCGAAGCCGCGGAAGTCGACCAGCAATACATTGACCACGTTTTTGCCGCCGGCAAGATCGTAGCTCTCCCTGATGAAATAATCGGCGATGCTTTGCGGGGAGGCCGTGCCGCTTGCCGCGAGTGCAACAAAGGTCATCGCCACGCCGACGGCGGCGGATACAAGCAGATTGATCCGAAGATAGCCGCGGCTTGACTTGCCTCGCTTCAGTTCGGGCAAATGATAGAAGCAGAGCAGAAACAATGCGACCGATACCGTCTCGACGATCATCTGCGTAAGAGCAAGGTCCGGCGCCCTGAACAGAACGAACAGCAGCGTGACGAGATATCCGACGGCACCGGTCATAATGACTGCCGAGAGTCGGTTTTTGGCAAAAGGAATCGTGACTGCGCCTGCGATGAGCGCGATAAGCAAAACGGCTTCATAGAAGGAAAAGGGAGCCTTTCCCTTGAGATTCCAGACGATGTTTTCGCCCGAGCGGAAAAATGCATAGCCGAGCAAAGCGACGGTAAAGGACAAAATGTAAACGAGATAATTTCTGACCGAACCGTTCATATAGGTTTCCGTCCACCGGCGCGCGTAATGCTGCAACGTATCCAGTACGACGCGATATATATGGTTTATGGTCAGTCCTTGAGGATAGTGGTCGTACACGGCGCGCCATCTCGGAAGCATGCTGTACAATATCACGCCGGACCCAATGACGCCGATCGTCATAAAGAGTTCGGGAGTCCAGCCGTGCCATAAGGAAAAATGTACGTCAAACCGCTCCCGCCCTTGCAGAAGGGAAGGGAGTACCGAAGCCAAAGCCGGTTCGATCAAAGGCCCGCCAACGAGGTTTGGAAGCAATCCACACAGAAGGACCAGGACACCAAGCACCATCGGAGGGACAAGCATGCCCACGGGAGCTTCGTGCAGCTTTCCGGACGGCATGTCGCTGCGAACGCGACCCAGAAACGGTCTGAACGTCAGGATCATTGCGTAAATCAACGTAAATACGCTGGCCAGCCATGCCAAGACAGGCAGCAGCACAGCCCACTCACCAAGCCCGAAAATGCGCAAGTGCGTGACTTCAACCATCGCCTGGAAAAACAACTCTTTGCTGATGAACCCGTTAAACGGGGGAAGCCCTGCCATGGAAAACGCACCAACCAGCGCGATCGTAAACGTTACGGGCATAAAGGAAGCGAGCCCGCCCAGTTTGCGGATGTCTCTTGTGCCCGTTTCGTGATCCACAATGCCTGCTACCATAAACAGGGCAGCTTTGAACGTTGCATGGTTGAACAGATGCAGCAAAGCGGCAGAGGTCGCAACCACATACACTGCGGACGAATCTCCTTTTCCGAAATACAAGGCTGCCGAGCCGATTCCGAACAGGGACATGATCAGCCCGAGTTGCGAAATGGTGGAATAGGCGAGGATGGCTTTAAGATCGTTTTTCTTCACGGCGAGAAACGAACCGTAGCACAGGGTAAGCAGACCCACGCCAGTGACCAGCCAGAACCATACGGCCTCCCCGCCAAAAATGGGCGTGAACCTGGCCACGACGTAGAGACCGGCCTTGACCATGGTCGCCGAATGCAAATATGCGCTGACGGGCGTCGGCGCCTCCATCGCATCGGGGAGCCAGATATGGAACGGGAACTGCGCCGATTTGGTGAATGCGCCAATGAGGATGAGGACCAAGGCCGGCACAAACAGGGCGCTATCTTGGATATTGCCCCATTCCGAAAAAGTTGCCCTGATGCTGAAGGTGCCTGTCATCAGATACAGCATCATGAATCCGGCCAGCATGGCAAAACCGCCGAAGACGGTAATCAGGAACGATTTTTGCGCCCCGGCGGTGGAGGCTTTGCGTTTGTGGTAGAAGGCAATCAGGAGAAATGAAGTAATGCTGGTCAATTCCCAGAAACCGTAGAGCACGATCATATTATCCGACAGCACCACGCCAAGCATGGCTCCCATAAACATGAGCAGGTACAAATAAAAACGGCTTAGCGCATCTTTGCGGTCCATATAATAAATCGAATACAGCACAACCAGCGTTCCGATTCCGCTAATCAGCAAGGAAAGGAGCAGGCTGAGCCCGTCCAGGTACAGATTCAATCCGATATCGAGCGAAGGAATCCATGGAAGAGACCCGGAAACCGGATTTCGGTTCGATACGTCGGGAACGCGGCTTGCGAAATAAGCAAATAAACCGAGCGGGACGAACATGACCGGCCATCCCGGATGTATGCTGCGGATCAAACGGTAACAAGCGGCAAGCGCAACGCCTGCGACGAAAGGGAATAAAACGGCGATGTGAAGCAGGCTCAAAGTTTGCACCTCCAAATCTGGTATGGGACATGTTCTCAGGGCAACCTGCTGAAGGATTGCATGGAAGGCAGGTTGCCTTCTATATTCATAACCAGGTGGGGCGATACAGAATCTTTTCCATGATCTGCATGGGGTGACCTTTACTTCGGATTTGCATGCGGAGGATCGAGCATAATAAAATCAGGGGAAGATGGAAATATGTTCAGCAAAGGAGGAAAGGGAACATGACAAGCACGTACAAGACGGTTCCTTTCGGTTATGAACCGCCCCCGGCCAGCCGGAAAGGCACGCTGGTGTTTTACGACTCGTTTGAACACATCACCGATGAACAGTTGGAGCGGGCCGCACAACTCGCCGAATCGCGTTCGTTCCAGCAGCTGGTGCTGTATCCGCTGCATGAAAGCACCGTTAAACGATGGAGCAAGGAAGAAGTGCGGCCGTATTACAAAAGGGAAGATCGGCTTCACGGCTGGAGAGTTGAGCATAATGACTCCAGCATCAAAGTGGAGGGCCTCGAAGGCAAGCGGAAAAAATATACGCCTATGGATACGGCATTGCGCCATCTGACGGATCTGTACCCTGCGCCGATCTTTTTGATATTAACCACAGACATGGCCAATCGTTTTGCGTCATTTGATTCATTTGAGGAATGGATCAAGCGGCTGCGCATCATCATCGACGGCTCTCCCGAAACGGTTCATCCGCGGCTGGAGCAGTTTCGGAACCGATGGGAATGGGCGGAACCATAATCGGGAAGAGATTCAAAACAAAAAGTTGTGCTGCACACCGTTATTACGGCGAGCATCACAACTTTTTTTGGTGAAAACATTTATGCGCTTTCCAGCGAAGTAACGGTTTTGTTCTTTCCCGTCCGCTTGGCGATGTAAAGGCAGGCATCAACCTCCTCGAACAGCTTGTCCTTGGTTAATTGATGATTATAGCTTTGCAGTCCGGCGCTAACTGTGACGTAAGCTCCTCCGAGTTCCGCGAGAACCATTCTGGCCACGCCCTTGCGGATTTTCTCGATGACCGCATAGGCCTGTTCGAACGATTGCTCGAACATCAGAACCGCAAATTCTTCGCCGCCGTACCGGGCAGCAATATCGCTGGAGGTGATTTGTTCCTGAATAACCAGCGATACCTTCTCCAAAATGATGTCGCCGACGCGATGGCCATATGTATCATTGATGGATTTGAAATTATCGATATCGATCAGTGCGAGATGAAGACTCATGCCATCGTTGGCATATTCATATGCTTTTTCGAAATAATCTTTGAAAGAACTTTGATTGTACAGCTTGGTCAATCCGTCCGTCTTGGATTGTTTGGCCATGATGGCATTTCTTACGATCAGTTCCTGCTTGGCGAGCATGCTTTGCCTGAGGTCTTCCAGCACCTCCATTTGACTGGTCACGATCAGTTGGGCCACGTAGGTGCCGATGATGAGGAAGGCAGGTATCGAAACCATGTCAAACGACGAGAGGTACGCTCTGTATCCCGGGTCGAACAACACGATAATGTATCCTGTCAATTGCATGAGAAAAGTTGTCCAGACTCGTTTCTTGCTCAGAAAAAGGACGGAGGAGAGGATCGGCAGCAAACAGATCGCCAAAATAATCCGAATGTCATAATTGACGCGAATAATGGTCCAGGCGACCACCGTGCCGGCGACAGTCATTGCGTAGAACGAAAAGGTTAGCGTTTTGAAACGCCGATTGACCCAGGCGGCCAGCAGATTGGATATACCACCCGCAAGGGTGGGCCATATCAGCACATTAAGGATGAAATCTTCGGGTGTGCGATCATAGACCATGAACAGATAACATGCTACCTGGATTACCGCATGGCTAATGACGACTACCCAGTAGGAACGCAACATCCTTTTGATCCAAATGGCATGTTTGAATTCGTACTCCGCGGGTATGCGGCTGTTACGCGTATTGGGTTTTCTCAATATATCACCGCTGACTGCATCATAATGATACGACAGAATGGACTCTCGTATAGAGTAATTATAAAGCACAACCGAAGAAACGCAAATGATTATATTTCTTCGTTCGAAGATCGATCAGGGAGACAATTCTCCACGTTCTCATAAAGGACAGACAAAAATCATGATTACCGTCATAACCTAAGATGTAGGCTCCAAGACATGATGATTCCAATTAGATGAAGGGGGGTGGATTCAATTCCTCTTATCGTCCGTTCAACAGTCAATGCAACAGGAGCGATTACATTTACGGGAAATACCCTTGGTCTAAGCCGGTCCGATACGGCTGCGGTTCCAGGTACCCAGGATAGCATCGGCGCGTTTACGACCGTGAATACCAGTTTAACCTATGGCACCTATCCGGCAGGCACGACAAGCCAGTACCAGAGCAACAGCTCTTCTGCAACCCTTGTCCTCCCCGCAGGCAGCACGGTGCTGTACGCCGAGCTCATCTGGGGCGGAAGTTACATTAACGGAACGATCAATCTTAGCGCATTCATCAACAACCCCGTCACCTTCACGACCCCTGCAGGCACAAACAGCGTCACTCCGGACCCAGCCACGTACAATCAGTTTGATCTTGGAAACGGCGCCTCCGGCTATGTGCGTTCCGCCAACGTAACGACGCTGGTTCAGAATGGCGGGGCGGGTACATATACGACAGGCGGGGTCGTAGGTACGATCGTCGTTGCAAACGATCCGACGGCCAACCATGCCGGCTGGACGCTTGGCGTCATTTACCAGAATCCGAATCTGCCCTTCCGCAACATGTCATTGCGAGCCGGGGGAGTACTGGTTCAATCCACTTCCGCACCTGTAGTAACGACCATTACCGGATTTGCAACGCCCATATCCGGGGCGTTGGGCGGAAGAGCCTTGTTTAGCGCACAGGAGGGGGATGCGAACCGAACGGGAGATCAGGCACTGTTCGGTCCGACATCGGCGACTTCCGTTGCTTTGTCAGGTCCTAATAACTTTGCCAACAACTTTTTCGCTTCTCAGATAAATGGGGATACGGGAGCTTTAAACACAACAGGAACGTTCGGAACGAGAAACCAAACCAATGGTGCGCCGGGCACCAATATCATCGGAGGCCGGCAGGGCTGGGACATTACGAATGTGGATGTGTCTGCCCGGCTGGTCAATAACCAGTCGACCGCAGTCCTGACGCTGACCACGTCCGGGGATGCTTACATCGTCAACGGTAACGCCATCCAAGTGGACATCAACGCACCGAGGATCACGCTTTCGAAATCTACGGCAGCGACGGGTGCGGCGGCCGGAGACAGC contains the following coding sequences:
- a CDS encoding Na+/H+ antiporter subunit A, giving the protein MSLLHIAVLFPFVAGVALAACYRLIRSIHPGWPVMFVPLGLFAYFASRVPDVSNRNPVSGSLPWIPSLDIGLNLYLDGLSLLLSLLISGIGTLVVLYSIYYMDRKDALSRFYLYLLMFMGAMLGVVLSDNMIVLYGFWELTSITSFLLIAFYHKRKASTAGAQKSFLITVFGGFAMLAGFMMLYLMTGTFSIRATFSEWGNIQDSALFVPALVLILIGAFTKSAQFPFHIWLPDAMEAPTPVSAYLHSATMVKAGLYVVARFTPIFGGEAVWFWLVTGVGLLTLCYGSFLAVKKNDLKAILAYSTISQLGLIMSLFGIGSAALYFGKGDSSAVYVVATSAALLHLFNHATFKAALFMVAGIVDHETGTRDIRKLGGLASFMPVTFTIALVGAFSMAGLPPFNGFISKELFFQAMVEVTHLRIFGLGEWAVLLPVLAWLASVFTLIYAMILTFRPFLGRVRSDMPSGKLHEAPVGMLVPPMVLGVLVLLCGLLPNLVGGPLIEPALASVLPSLLQGRERFDVHFSLWHGWTPELFMTIGVIGSGVILYSMLPRWRAVYDHYPQGLTINHIYRVVLDTLQHYARRWTETYMNGSVRNYLVYILSFTVALLGYAFFRSGENIVWNLKGKAPFSFYEAVLLIALIAGAVTIPFAKNRLSAVIMTGAVGYLVTLLFVLFRAPDLALTQMIVETVSVALFLLCFYHLPELKRGKSSRGYLRINLLVSAAVGVAMTFVALAASGTASPQSIADYFIRESYDLAGGKNVVNVLLVDFRGFDTLLEIMVLGVASLAIYAMVNLNLEARDLGARLTFPKKEKATRTVEPSEGNKEEHRKARKYGRHEHKRAQAWDTVPLQSNDVLLKTTTKVVTFIVLTFALHLFFAGHHNPGGGFIGGLVTAAALVLVALAFSTETIRKALPIDFRTLTGIGLGIAALTGTGSFLFGAPFLSQTFGYFELPLLGETELTTAMLFDLGVYLAVLGVTMTIILQIGEDR
- a CDS encoding diguanylate cyclase, which produces MRKPNTRNSRIPAEYEFKHAIWIKRMLRSYWVVVISHAVIQVACYLFMVYDRTPEDFILNVLIWPTLAGGISNLLAAWVNRRFKTLTFSFYAMTVAGTVVAWTIIRVNYDIRIILAICLLPILSSVLFLSKKRVWTTFLMQLTGYIIVLFDPGYRAYLSSFDMVSIPAFLIIGTYVAQLIVTSQMEVLEDLRQSMLAKQELIVRNAIMAKQSKTDGLTKLYNQSSFKDYFEKAYEYANDGMSLHLALIDIDNFKSINDTYGHRVGDIILEKVSLVIQEQITSSDIAARYGGEEFAVLMFEQSFEQAYAVIEKIRKGVARMVLAELGGAYVTVSAGLQSYNHQLTKDKLFEEVDACLYIAKRTGKNKTVTSLESA